GTTGTCGTTTATTGGCATGAACCTGACATTCTTCCCCATGCACTTTATCGGGCTGGCGGGAATGCCAAGACGTATTCCGGATTATGCCTTGCAATTTGCCGACTTTAATCAGATAGCCAGTGTTGGTGGTTTCCTGTTTGGTACCACGCAACTGTTGTTCCTGTTCATTGTGATCAAGTGTATTCGTGGTGGGAAACAGGCAACGGATGAGGTTTGGGAAAATGCCGAAGGGCTGGAGTGGAGTCTTCCTTCTCCAGCGCCTTATCACACGTTTACTACTCCGCCTGACGTAAAGTGATTCAGGGGATTGTGTATGAGCGGGAAGGATAAAAACAAAGAAGACAATGTCGTCGATTTGTCAAAGCGAACCATGCTTCGCACCGGGCTGGTAGCCGGAGGTATGTTTGGCTTTGGTTTTGCGATGGTGCCTATCTACGACGTTTTCTGCAAAGTCACTGGCCTTAATGGCAAGACAGATCCTAACCCTTATACCGGCAAGGCCGTTATGGACACCAGCCGCACCATTAAAGTGCAGTTTGTGGCGACTAAAAATGCGGGAATGAGCTGGGACTTCCACCCGGATATTTCCGAAGTAGAAGTACACCCGGGACAGGTGGGCGAACTCAGCTTTTACGCCCGAAACCCGACCGGAAAACGGATGATTGGTCAGGCAATACCCAGCGTAACGCCGTTTCAGGCCACGAATTATCTGCACAAGGTCGAATGTTTCTGCTTTACCACACAGACCCTGGATGCAGGTGAAGAAAAAGTCATGCCGCTGAGAATTATTGTGGATCAGGAATTACCCCGGCATATCACAAAACTAACCCTGTCGTACACTCTGTTCGATGTGACAACGATGGGGGAAAGGACGTTGAAGTCTTGAGGAGAGTTTAATGGCTGACGAAGGAAGCTATTACGTTCCCGCACAGAGCAAGTGGCCAATCATTGCTTCTATTGGCATGTTTGTGACGCTGGCGGGTGCAGGCATGATGATGAACGATATGTCTGCCGGTGTGAAAGATTCCATTGCGCATTACGTAATGTTTGCCGGTGCGCTGATCATGGCTTACATGCTGTTTGGCTGGTTTGGCAATGTGATTAAAGAGTCCCATGACGGGCTGTACAGTGCGCAAATGGACCGAAGTTTCCGCTGGGGAATGAGCTGGTTTATCTTCTCGGAAGTGATGTTCTTTTTTGCCTTCTTTGGCACCCTGTTTTACATCCGGATGTTTTCGGTCCCGTGGCTGGGCGGTGAAGGTCACGGGGCTATGACCAATCAGTTGTTATGGCCCGAGTTTGAGGCTGGCTGGCCTTTGATGAAAACACCGGACAACGAAACCTTCCCGGGGCCGGATGCCATCATCGATCCTTTCCACCTGCCGCTGTTGAACACACTTTTGCTGGTGGCTTCCAGTATCACTCTGACCATTGCTCATCATGCACTGCGTAAAAACGAACGTAAAAAGGTCATTGTCTGGCTGGCTGCCACCTTGGTACTAGGTTTTACCTTCCTGTTTTTTCAGGCTGAAGAATACATTCAGGCCTACAACGAACTGGGACTGACCCTGAGTGCCGGCATTTATGGTTCCACCTTTTTTATTCTGACGGGCTTTCATGGTGCTCACGTCACACTGGGTGCGTTGATGTTGACGATCATGTTTGTCAGGGTGCTGAAAGGTCATTTTGAACCCGAGAAGCACTTCGCCTTTGAAGCGTCCAGCTGGTACTGGCACTTTGTGGATGTAGTGTGGATCGGACTCTTTATTTTTGTCTACCTGTTGTGATGAGCATTGTGATGAACGTTGTGATGATAAGAGCAAAGCGCCCGCTAACGGTATAACCATGGAGCGTGGCTGTGAATATCACCGTGCAGCCATGCCACAACAATGATCAACATAATCAGAACCGTCAGGGTGATACGTGCTGTAAGAGAGTTAAGCAGTCTGGTCGATCCGCTTCGGTCGGTGACAAGGTAGTAAAGTCCCCGCCCCAGGCAGACGAGCACTGCGAAGAAAAGAATAAGAATAATAACTTTTAACCACATACCAGACACCTGTTGCTTGAATAAGCGCTTAATTGAGCCATCAGCCGGTAAAGAGCTTTTAAAAGCATATCAGTGGAACTGGAATGAGCACCAGATGTTGAAGTATAGAATCAAGTTGTCGCTGTTGGTGATGCTATTGCTGCCCTTGCTGGTATCCCTTGGACTATGGCAGCTCTCCCGCTATGAGCAAAAGCTGGAGCTGGAACAGATGCTGATCGAGCGTCTGCACATGTCGCCTTTGTCTTACTCGGATGTAAAACAATTCCCTGATCCCATGTATCTGCCCGTGAACGTTCAGGGGCAGTTCGATGCTTCCCGATATTTCCTGCGGGATAATCAGGTGCATGCAGGGCAGGCCGGTTATGAACTGATCATGCCTTTTACGACAATCGACGGACAAACAATACTGGTTAACCGCGGCTGGCTAAACAGTGTGTCCAGAGAAACACTGCCTGATGTTATAACGCCTTCGTCAACGATTGAGCTGACAGGCACTCTTTATCGTCCCCTTGGAAAAGCATTCACTTTGGGTGAAGACGTTTGGACAGAGTTGTGGCCCAAGCGCATTCAGGCTCTGGATTTCCCAAAAATGCGAGCCGCTCTCAACCTTGAAATTCCATCTATGCTGCTGGTGCTGACTTCGGGGCAACCGGGGGCATTGCAGGTTCGCCCTGTGACGATGAAAACCAGTTCCGGCAAGCATCTGGGTTACTCCTTTCAATGGTTCACCATGGCGCTGGTGTTGCTGGGACTTTATCTCTATCAAATGATTAAAACCGGGAAGCGACAACATGCAGGAAGCCACTCATAAACGCAGAGCAGACAGCGGGAAGAACGCCAAGGCAAAAGGTCGGCTGCAAATGGTATTGATATTTGCCATTCCTGCTTTTGCTATCTGTCTTTCGTACCTGATGTACTTTACCGGCGCTTTTGTTCCGGAAGGTAAAACCAATAAAGGACAGCTGATTTTGCCGCCTAAATCACTGGCACAGATGAACCTGATACATGAAGGCAGGTTATTTTCCGAGAAAAACCTGGAAGGGCGCTGGGGCATTATCGTGTTGGGCAGCAAAGACTGTGCATCGAAGTCCTGTCAGGACGCTATGTATCAGACACGTCAGGCACATATTGCATTGGGAAAGGAAACCGATCGTGTGGTGCGAACGTTTGTTGCTGATGAAGAGTTGGCAGTGACTCGCGGGTTTCAACAGGAGCACCCGGATATTGTTTGGCTGAAAGCAGATAAAGCCGGTTTGCTCAAAGAGCTGGATTTAAAAGAGTGGTCAACCGGTCGGTATTTCATTGTCGATCCGCTGGGCAACATCATGATGGGTTACGATTCGGCACAACATGGTGGTGATTTGTTGAAAGACTTAAAGCGGCTGTTGAAGGCTTCAAAAATCGGCTAGGAGCCTGTCGGACTTAGCCGACCGTAGCGAGAAAAAGACAGGTTTGAGACAGTTTTGACGATCATTTGAGGCGAATAGCGAGCTATTCAACGAAAAGGATCGTCAAAAATGGCCAAATCCGGCTTTTTCGCAGTAGGTCAGTGGTAAGTCCGACAGGCTCCTAGCGATAAGAAATTGTGAGAGCAATACGACGTCGGCAGGATAAAGGGGGTTCACATGGGAACAACAAAAAAGAAAGGCTTTTATCTGGCACTGTTTGCCACGGTTCTGGCAATGGTCGTCGTGGTTCTTGGGGCTTATACCCGGCTGGTGCATGCCGGTCTGGGTTGCCCTGACTGGCCCGGTTGTTACGGACAGTTAACGGTTCCGGAAACGGCCAGAGAAATAGCCGTGGCTGAAGCTTTATTTCCTGGTGCACCCGTAGAAGTGGAAAAAGGCTGGGCGGAAATGATTCACCGTTACGTGGCCGGATTGCTGCTGCTTGTGGTGTTGGGTATTGCACTGCTTTCATGGAAGCACCGTAAGGAACCGGGACAACCGCTGATACACCCTGTCTTTATCCTTGGTCTTATCATTTTACAGGCCGCCTTTGGTATGTGGACGGTGACACTGAAACTCTGGCCACAAGTCGTGACGCTGCATCTGCTGGGTGGCTTTGCCACGTTCAGCCTGCTTTTTTTACTAACCCTTCGTTTGTCAGGCATGGGGTGGAAGAAACTGCCTCCGGATGTGGTTAATGGTTTGAAAGGGCTGGGCATGGCCGGATTGCTGGTGGTGATTGTGCAGATCACGCTGGGTGGCTGGATCAGTTCAAACTATGCTGCACTCGCCTGCCCTGACCTGCCCATGTGTCAGGGACAATGGTTACCACCGGCTGATTTTGCAGAAGGGTTTGATATTACTCAGGAGATAGGGCCAAACTACCTTGGCGGACAAATGGATTCTGCTGCCCGAACCGCCATTCACCTGACTCACCGGTTGGGAGCTTTAATCACGGTGCTGGTGCTACTGCTACTGTCGTTCAAGGTTCTGACACGCAGTAAACAACTGTCTTATAGTTCACGCGGCAGCCTGCAAAAAATATCATTAGCTATTCTGTTTATTCTGACGATTCAGGTGATTCTGGGTCTCAGTAATATTATCTGGCATCTGCCATTACCGGTAGCCGTTGCACACAACCTGTTTGGTGCTTTGTTGCTGCTGTCTCTGGTCGCTTTAAATTACCGACTTCGTATTTCAGGGGATGAATGAGGAACGTTGTGATGAGCAAGGTAACGTACAGTGAATCGGTCCACTGGAAGGACTACCTCGAACTGACCAAGCCCAAAGTGGTCACATTGATGGTGCTGACGGTGGTGATTGGCATGTGTCTGGCAACACCGGGCATTGTGCCACTGGACGTATTGGTTTTTGGTAATGTCGGCATCGCTTTGTCTGCGGGTTCTGCGGCGGTGATTAACCATGTGGTAGATCGACGTATTGATAACATCATGGCGCGAACCCACAAACGTCCGGTCGCCGAGGGCAGAATTGCTCCGGCTCATGCATTGTTGTTTGCCTTTGTGCTGGGTGTTACCGGCATGGGTATTTTAGCTTTTCTGGTTAACCCGTTGACTGCCTGGCTGACGCTGGCTTCCCTGATTGGTTATGCCGTGGTTTATACCTCTTTTCTGAAACGTGCCACACCACAGAATATTGTCATTGGTGGTCTGGCGGGTGCAGCGCCTCCCCTGCTGGGCTGGACATCAGTAACAGGACAGCTTGATGGCAATGCGCTGCTGCTGGTTCTGATTATCTTTGCCTGGACGCCGCCGCACTTCTGGGCCTTGGCTATCCATCGCAAAAAAGAGTACGCCAGAGCCCATATTCCCATGTTGCCTGTCACCCACGGTGAGGCTTACACCAAACTGCACATTGTCCTTTATACAGTGATCATGATTCTGGTGAGTGTGTTACCGTTTCTGACCGGCATGAGCGGGCTGCTTTATCTGGCCGGTGCGCTGGTACTGGGAGGGCGTTTCCTGTACTGGTCCATCGCTTTGATGCGTGACAGTCGTCCTAATGCTGCCATCAAGACGTTTAAATACTCCATTACCTACCTGATGTTGCTGTTTGTCGTTTTACTGGCAGACCATTACACGACGTTTTAACGGCAATAGTTCATAGCCTTATAAAAGAGAGAGCCGCATGAAAAGACAGATAAAAGGCAATATCAGTAAAACCGTACTGTTACTTCTGGCGGCTGTTGCCATGGTGTTTGGCTTAACATTTTATAAATACACAACCCAGCCTTCTCTGTCGCTCGACGATTTACAGAAGATGGGTACCATCGTTTTTGAACAGCCCCGTTCTTTTTTAATGGCTGATCTGACCGATCATAATGGCAAGGTCTATAACAACAGTACCCAGAAAAACCAATGGACACTGATGTACTTTGGCTACACATTCTGTCCGGACATTTGTCCGATCACTCTGAGCCAGTTGAATGGAATGGATAAACAGCTGAAGCAAGACAATGCAAAGCTGGCTCAGCAGATGCGTTATGTACTGGTATCGGTTGATCCCCGTCGTGATTCCGTTGAGAAACTGAAAGGCTATGTACCTTACTTTAATAAAGACTTTATTGGTGTTACTGGTGATGTAAAAAATATTCACGACCTCACGGTTCAGCTGAATGTGCCTTACACGCCAGTGATTGATCCGGAAGATGAGTATTATCTGGTTGATCACGGCGCCAACCTTGCAATTATTAATCCTGATGGGCAGTACCATGGCTTTATCCGCCCTCCTCTCGAACCGGCAAGGCTCACCCGGATCATGACGGCTGTTGATGAAAACTACAGGCACTAACCTTTTGATAGACGACCCCTTTGATAGGCGACATATGGCGAATTACTTATATGGAGCCAGACCTTTACTTCGATACACTGCGTGTTCTTTAAAGCCTGCGCCTCTGCGATGAGGTTTGGCGCAGGCTTAAATTGTTAGATAAAAAACATGAGAACATGATGATTCAGGTTGTAGGTCACAGTAATCCCGATTCCGATAGTATTTGTTCTGCCCTGGCGGCTGCCGAGTGGCTGAAAGTATCCCGTGGTGAAGAAGCTGTTGCTGTTTCCCAAGGTGAAATTACCGGTGAAACCGCGTTTATCCTGAATGAAGCGGGTGTTGAAGCGCCTGTTCTGTGTGAAAACGTGGAAGACCAAAAAGTATGGCTGGTTGACTTCACCGATCTGGGTCAGGGACCGGAAGGTCTGGATAAAGCCGATATCATGGGTGTTATCGATCACCACCGTCTGGGTGATCTGACGACCGTTAATCCACTGGAAATGTGGATCTGGCCAGTAGGCTGCAGCTCTACCATTCTTTTCAACCTGTTCCGAATGGAAAACGTCAAAATTGAGCGCTCTGTTGCCGTTCTGATGCTGGGTGCCATTATCAGTGACACCGTTGCTTTCCGTTCTCCAACCTGCACTGACAAAGACCGTGAAGCCGCTCAACAGCTGGCA
Above is a window of Endozoicomonas montiporae CL-33 DNA encoding:
- a CDS encoding COX15/CtaA family protein, whose translation is MGTTKKKGFYLALFATVLAMVVVVLGAYTRLVHAGLGCPDWPGCYGQLTVPETAREIAVAEALFPGAPVEVEKGWAEMIHRYVAGLLLLVVLGIALLSWKHRKEPGQPLIHPVFILGLIILQAAFGMWTVTLKLWPQVVTLHLLGGFATFSLLFLLTLRLSGMGWKKLPPDVVNGLKGLGMAGLLVVIVQITLGGWISSNYAALACPDLPMCQGQWLPPADFAEGFDITQEIGPNYLGGQMDSAARTAIHLTHRLGALITVLVLLLLSFKVLTRSKQLSYSSRGSLQKISLAILFILTIQVILGLSNIIWHLPLPVAVAHNLFGALLLLSLVALNYRLRISGDE
- a CDS encoding SCO family protein, with protein sequence MKRQIKGNISKTVLLLLAAVAMVFGLTFYKYTTQPSLSLDDLQKMGTIVFEQPRSFLMADLTDHNGKVYNNSTQKNQWTLMYFGYTFCPDICPITLSQLNGMDKQLKQDNAKLAQQMRYVLVSVDPRRDSVEKLKGYVPYFNKDFIGVTGDVKNIHDLTVQLNVPYTPVIDPEDEYYLVDHGANLAIINPDGQYHGFIRPPLEPARLTRIMTAVDENYRH
- a CDS encoding SURF1 family protein encodes the protein MNKRLIEPSAGKELLKAYQWNWNEHQMLKYRIKLSLLVMLLLPLLVSLGLWQLSRYEQKLELEQMLIERLHMSPLSYSDVKQFPDPMYLPVNVQGQFDASRYFLRDNQVHAGQAGYELIMPFTTIDGQTILVNRGWLNSVSRETLPDVITPSSTIELTGTLYRPLGKAFTLGEDVWTELWPKRIQALDFPKMRAALNLEIPSMLLVLTSGQPGALQVRPVTMKTSSGKHLGYSFQWFTMALVLLGLYLYQMIKTGKRQHAGSHS
- a CDS encoding DUF2909 domain-containing protein, which translates into the protein MWLKVIILILFFAVLVCLGRGLYYLVTDRSGSTRLLNSLTARITLTVLIMLIIVVAWLHGDIHSHAPWLYR
- the cyoE gene encoding heme o synthase; the protein is MSKVTYSESVHWKDYLELTKPKVVTLMVLTVVIGMCLATPGIVPLDVLVFGNVGIALSAGSAAVINHVVDRRIDNIMARTHKRPVAEGRIAPAHALLFAFVLGVTGMGILAFLVNPLTAWLTLASLIGYAVVYTSFLKRATPQNIVIGGLAGAAPPLLGWTSVTGQLDGNALLLVLIIFAWTPPHFWALAIHRKKEYARAHIPMLPVTHGEAYTKLHIVLYTVIMILVSVLPFLTGMSGLLYLAGALVLGGRFLYWSIALMRDSRPNAAIKTFKYSITYLMLLFVVLLADHYTTF
- a CDS encoding cytochrome c oxidase subunit 3; this translates as MADEGSYYVPAQSKWPIIASIGMFVTLAGAGMMMNDMSAGVKDSIAHYVMFAGALIMAYMLFGWFGNVIKESHDGLYSAQMDRSFRWGMSWFIFSEVMFFFAFFGTLFYIRMFSVPWLGGEGHGAMTNQLLWPEFEAGWPLMKTPDNETFPGPDAIIDPFHLPLLNTLLLVASSITLTIAHHALRKNERKKVIVWLAATLVLGFTFLFFQAEEYIQAYNELGLTLSAGIYGSTFFILTGFHGAHVTLGALMLTIMFVRVLKGHFEPEKHFAFEASSWYWHFVDVVWIGLFIFVYLL
- a CDS encoding manganese-dependent inorganic pyrophosphatase — translated: MMIQVVGHSNPDSDSICSALAAAEWLKVSRGEEAVAVSQGEITGETAFILNEAGVEAPVLCENVEDQKVWLVDFTDLGQGPEGLDKADIMGVIDHHRLGDLTTVNPLEMWIWPVGCSSTILFNLFRMENVKIERSVAVLMLGAIISDTVAFRSPTCTDKDREAAQQLAEEAGISLYDFADRLLRAKTNLDGLTIESLVDRDLKQYAINGANVVVGQVEIASFEQVEDKIEALDAELQARCEQKGFKLASLMLTDITTSTTRLLVKGEWAEKLKSDSDDRWVQMEDTLSRKKQAWPWMQKVLAA
- a CDS encoding cytochrome c oxidase assembly protein produces the protein MSGKDKNKEDNVVDLSKRTMLRTGLVAGGMFGFGFAMVPIYDVFCKVTGLNGKTDPNPYTGKAVMDTSRTIKVQFVATKNAGMSWDFHPDISEVEVHPGQVGELSFYARNPTGKRMIGQAIPSVTPFQATNYLHKVECFCFTTQTLDAGEEKVMPLRIIVDQELPRHITKLTLSYTLFDVTTMGERTLKS